One segment of Radiobacillus kanasensis DNA contains the following:
- a CDS encoding DUF6449 domain-containing protein, protein MSSNPSWINKGIMAHNFRTAGWIGFLYLLSLVFVIPLQLMMQYGNDDVYTYPTFESFFQLTGEIQVFIMFIIPILTSVVLFRYLQVKASADYMHSLPISRTKLFHQQFVFGMLLLIIPVVLTGIITELLYTVLPLEEYIKGSIFTWMAITIIVNLFVFASCTLVGIFTGITALQMVLTCILFFFPAGIVMLWMYNMEFFLFGYAGSYFLGTNVQKLSPFIRLMEISYTAISWWEFAIYGIIAVLFYILTVFLYQKRKVEAANQAIAFAYLRPIFKYGVTICFMLLGGIYFGETQNGIGWAIFGYFAGSIFGYLIAEMVLLKTWRVFHRLFGSIPFIIVMGVIGFLIHLDVFGYESKLPEQKDIRAVYFADNLHEYQESQRDYYEDQYANTIRDPEYFEIPGKPNMFEEEKNIESILRFHEAILEDRPDPVDTMYGEGYQNVAFVYELTNGEKIIRDYQVPLDTYEQYYKPIYGSTEYKRSHFGVLHVDPSEIRRVNISSYQADKQVMIQDPKKVEELVALIQEEVKAQPFNEAFSPIEPWGSMEITLEDNRIIQVEWRKSYEKIEEWLQQEELLDKARLRAEDIEKAVVAPFEQVADNNEDIYGDKVFNMTLDVWESLPSAYVMDDPNQIETALKTYSVWNQGEYAVAFFLKDQSTIIGTFDDKNTPDFIKEHY, encoded by the coding sequence ATGTCGTCGAATCCATCATGGATAAATAAAGGAATAATGGCTCACAATTTTCGAACAGCGGGCTGGATTGGGTTCCTTTATTTGCTGAGCCTAGTATTTGTCATTCCATTACAATTAATGATGCAATATGGAAATGATGATGTCTATACCTATCCAACTTTTGAAAGCTTCTTTCAATTAACAGGAGAAATACAAGTTTTCATTATGTTCATCATTCCAATCCTTACATCTGTGGTTCTTTTTCGTTACCTGCAAGTAAAGGCCTCTGCAGATTACATGCACAGTCTTCCGATTAGTCGGACGAAGCTGTTTCATCAACAGTTTGTATTCGGGATGTTACTGTTGATTATTCCGGTCGTACTTACGGGAATAATAACGGAACTTCTTTATACTGTTTTACCTCTAGAGGAATATATAAAAGGATCTATATTTACATGGATGGCTATTACCATCATTGTTAATTTATTTGTCTTTGCATCTTGTACATTAGTTGGGATTTTTACCGGAATAACAGCCCTACAAATGGTTCTCACTTGTATCTTATTTTTCTTTCCAGCAGGGATTGTTATGCTATGGATGTACAATATGGAGTTCTTTTTATTCGGATATGCAGGTTCGTATTTCCTTGGAACCAATGTACAGAAACTCTCTCCATTCATACGATTGATGGAAATTAGTTACACAGCGATTTCTTGGTGGGAGTTTGCCATCTATGGGATCATTGCTGTTTTGTTTTATATCCTTACCGTGTTCTTATATCAAAAAAGAAAGGTGGAAGCAGCAAATCAAGCCATTGCCTTTGCTTATCTTCGTCCAATCTTTAAATATGGTGTAACAATCTGTTTTATGTTACTTGGCGGTATTTATTTCGGAGAAACACAGAATGGTATAGGATGGGCAATATTTGGGTATTTCGCAGGTTCTATTTTTGGATATCTGATAGCCGAGATGGTCCTGCTGAAAACATGGCGAGTCTTTCATCGATTATTTGGTTCTATTCCGTTTATAATTGTGATGGGGGTCATCGGTTTTCTCATTCATTTGGACGTATTTGGATATGAATCTAAGCTACCAGAACAAAAGGATATTCGTGCGGTTTACTTTGCGGATAACTTACATGAATACCAAGAGAGCCAAAGGGATTATTACGAAGATCAATACGCTAATACGATAAGGGATCCTGAGTATTTTGAGATTCCAGGGAAGCCAAATATGTTTGAAGAAGAAAAAAATATCGAGAGTATTCTCCGTTTTCATGAAGCAATATTAGAGGATAGACCAGATCCTGTAGACACCATGTATGGAGAGGGATATCAGAATGTTGCGTTTGTTTATGAACTAACGAACGGTGAAAAAATCATCCGAGATTATCAAGTACCATTAGATACGTATGAACAGTACTATAAACCTATCTATGGATCTACGGAGTATAAAAGATCCCATTTCGGTGTACTGCATGTCGATCCATCCGAAATTCGTCGAGTTAATATTTCTTCTTATCAAGCCGACAAACAAGTCATGATTCAAGATCCGAAAAAAGTGGAGGAGTTAGTGGCTTTGATTCAAGAGGAAGTAAAAGCACAGCCGTTTAATGAAGCGTTCTCTCCGATCGAGCCGTGGGGGTCCATGGAAATAACGTTAGAGGACAACAGAATTATACAGGTGGAATGGCGTAAATCCTATGAAAAAATAGAAGAATGGCTGCAACAGGAGGAACTATTAGACAAGGCTAGATTACGTGCAGAGGACATTGAAAAAGCTGTCGTGGCTCCTTTTGAACAAGTAGCAGATAACAACGAAGATATATATGGAGATAAGGTATTTAATATGACGCTAGATGTATGGGAGTCTTTGCCAAGTGCTTATGTTATGGATGATCCTAATCAAATAGAGACTGCTTTAAAAACATACTCTGTGTGGAATCAGGGTGAATATGCTGTTGCATTTTTCCTTAAGGATCAGAGTACAATTATTGGTACATTTGACGATAAAAACACACCAGATTTTATTAAGGAACATTATTAA
- a CDS encoding ABC transporter ATP-binding protein, with the protein MIKVEKIEKHFEDHHALRQVSLSIQKGSIYGLLGSNGAGKTTLLKIMMGIYKQEHGKILVDEEEPFENVKLKQKMIFIPDQPHFFSHYTVNQMAGYYKNLYPNWSNERFQKLEKVFNISPNKKVQKLSKGMQRQVAFWLSLSARPEVLLLDEPIDGLDAVMRQKVKNLLIQDVADREMTVVISSHNLREIEDICDHVGIIHQGALMLEKDLDDLKSDIHKIQIAFKQDTPPEFLSGLESLYVEERGSVLLCIVRGKEEEVTAYAKEFQPIIFDLLPLTLEEIFIYEMGGTGYVVESIMDK; encoded by the coding sequence ATGATTAAAGTCGAAAAAATCGAAAAACACTTTGAAGATCATCATGCCCTTCGACAAGTTAGTTTGTCTATCCAAAAAGGCTCTATTTATGGATTGCTCGGGTCTAACGGTGCAGGGAAAACTACCTTGTTAAAAATAATGATGGGTATTTACAAGCAAGAGCATGGGAAAATCCTGGTCGATGAAGAGGAACCATTTGAAAATGTCAAACTGAAACAAAAGATGATTTTTATTCCGGATCAGCCTCATTTCTTTTCCCACTACACGGTTAACCAGATGGCTGGTTACTATAAAAACTTATACCCAAACTGGAGCAATGAGCGTTTTCAGAAGCTTGAAAAAGTGTTTAACATTAGCCCAAATAAAAAGGTTCAAAAGCTCTCTAAAGGGATGCAGCGACAAGTTGCTTTCTGGTTATCCTTATCGGCAAGGCCAGAGGTTTTACTTCTGGATGAACCAATTGATGGCTTAGATGCAGTAATGCGTCAAAAAGTGAAGAATTTATTGATTCAAGATGTTGCGGATCGAGAAATGACCGTAGTGATTTCGTCTCACAACCTACGTGAAATCGAAGACATTTGTGACCATGTGGGGATTATTCATCAAGGCGCTTTGATGCTTGAAAAGGATCTCGATGATTTAAAATCGGACATTCATAAAATCCAAATCGCGTTCAAGCAAGATACACCTCCTGAATTCTTGTCAGGTCTAGAATCGTTATATGTAGAAGAGAGAGGTAGCGTCCTGCTTTGTATTGTAAGAGGAAAAGAAGAGGAAGTTACGGCGTATGCCAAAGAATTTCAGCCTATTATTTTTGACTTGCTACCACTTACATTAGAAGAAATTTTCATTTACGAAATGGGGGGTACAGGATATGTCGTCGAATCCATCATGGATAAATAA
- a CDS encoding GntR family transcriptional regulator, with protein sequence MFELDVRSRKPIYEQLIDKLKELIINEVFKADEKLPSVRTLAQELTINPNTIQKAYRELERQEFIYSIPGKGSFVTPQKNIKQGEKVKKMKQDMISLFTEAIFLGMKREEIEELLNEAESRVKGDKPND encoded by the coding sequence TTGTTTGAGCTAGATGTACGAAGTCGAAAGCCAATTTATGAGCAACTAATTGATAAGTTAAAGGAGCTCATTATTAATGAAGTATTTAAAGCGGATGAAAAATTACCCTCGGTACGAACATTAGCCCAGGAGCTAACGATAAATCCGAATACGATTCAAAAGGCGTACCGGGAACTAGAGAGACAGGAATTTATATACTCAATACCTGGTAAAGGGAGCTTTGTAACACCTCAAAAAAATATTAAACAAGGGGAAAAGGTAAAGAAAATGAAACAAGATATGATTAGCTTGTTCACAGAAGCCATCTTCTTAGGAATGAAACGGGAAGAGATTGAGGAACTCTTAAATGAAGCGGAAAGCCGAGTGAAGGGAGATAAACCAAATGATTAA
- the comGA gene encoding competence type IV pilus ATPase ComGA — protein sequence MNGGRFSKSILQSAFEQEATDVHFCPELTCIGVYFRIHGKRVRIQTISLSQYQPLLTFLKFSSGMDIGEIRRPQDGRMEIQDRKYSYSLRLSTLPSDPAESLAIRILPQSKKIPFEQLFLFPNQASQLIQFLKHKSGIFLLTGPTGSGKTTTLYGLLQTLLMHHASQVISLEDPIEQELEHVTQIQINEKADLSYQAGLKAALRHDPDVLMIGEIRDQQTARLAFHAAYTGHLVLSTLHAKNTVGTIHRLLEFGLKPVDLHQVLISVASIELLPLLHHANRAAILEILTGDALTNAINRQPFQLTGFPELRRKAYACGYIDQELIP from the coding sequence GTGAATGGAGGTCGTTTCAGCAAATCAATCTTACAATCTGCCTTCGAACAAGAAGCAACAGATGTTCACTTCTGTCCCGAACTTACATGTATAGGGGTATATTTTCGAATTCATGGAAAACGAGTACGGATTCAAACGATATCACTTTCTCAATATCAACCGCTTTTAACGTTTCTGAAGTTTTCTTCTGGTATGGATATCGGGGAAATTAGAAGACCACAGGATGGGCGTATGGAGATACAAGATCGTAAATACTCCTATTCCTTACGATTATCGACGCTTCCGTCTGACCCTGCAGAAAGTTTAGCCATTCGAATCCTACCTCAATCCAAAAAAATTCCCTTTGAACAACTTTTTCTTTTCCCTAATCAAGCCAGTCAATTGATCCAATTTCTTAAACATAAATCTGGAATATTTCTCTTAACTGGTCCAACTGGTAGTGGAAAAACGACAACTTTATATGGATTGCTGCAAACCCTTCTAATGCATCATGCCTCCCAAGTTATTAGTTTAGAAGACCCAATTGAACAAGAACTAGAGCACGTAACTCAGATTCAAATTAATGAAAAAGCAGACTTGAGCTATCAAGCAGGTCTAAAGGCTGCCTTAAGACATGATCCAGATGTGCTAATGATAGGTGAAATAAGAGACCAACAAACGGCCCGATTAGCTTTTCATGCCGCTTACACCGGTCATCTCGTATTAAGCACACTCCATGCAAAAAATACAGTCGGTACCATTCATCGCTTACTGGAATTTGGCTTAAAACCTGTGGACCTTCATCAGGTCTTAATTAGTGTAGCTTCCATCGAACTACTTCCATTACTTCATCATGCGAATCGCGCGGCTATTTTAGAAATTCTTACTGGAGATGCTTTGACAAATGCCATTAATCGCCAACCGTTTCAGTTGACCGGATTCCCAGAATTAAGGAGGAAGGCTTATGCGTGTGGATATATCGATCAAGAACTTATACCGTAA
- a CDS encoding type II secretion system F family protein, with protein MRVDISIKNLYRKRQTELDPKKQLLYMDRLLYFLQNGYPLLQALDRMRWDKRLQALASQSKHLLQKGQSFDYVLQELGFRRRLYSFMAVTRQNGDLQGSLSQCQSMLQNEMEHTQTFKSQLRYPLFLIFLFLVVLYFVRTSIYPSFQQLFASANNTSALLPLSITIMDGAFQVSLFILFAFFLFLPLWRWVAQTFTARSLLQIYSYIPIFRHFLRMRHSFFFSLLLSSLLKSGTSIQQALTILSNQTDMPILSYHAERMLLAFRSGHQLPENLSDELVLERECLTIFQLDANTKKVEKDLFVYAELVNSRLQTFVTTLLKLVQPIFFSILAIFIVLVYLSFMLPMFQLMKTI; from the coding sequence ATGCGTGTGGATATATCGATCAAGAACTTATACCGTAAGAGACAAACAGAATTAGACCCTAAAAAACAACTACTCTACATGGATCGTCTTCTTTACTTTCTCCAAAACGGATACCCGCTTCTCCAAGCATTAGACAGAATGAGATGGGATAAACGTTTACAAGCGTTAGCTAGCCAGTCTAAACACTTGCTACAAAAGGGGCAATCTTTTGATTATGTCCTGCAAGAACTCGGTTTTCGACGCCGACTCTATTCATTTATGGCTGTAACGAGACAAAATGGAGACCTTCAAGGCTCTTTATCTCAGTGCCAATCGATGTTACAAAATGAAATGGAGCACACCCAAACCTTTAAGTCACAATTAAGATATCCTTTGTTTTTAATCTTCCTTTTCTTAGTTGTGTTATATTTTGTTCGCACGTCTATATATCCATCCTTTCAACAGTTATTTGCTTCCGCAAACAACACCTCCGCCCTTTTACCATTGTCCATAACCATAATGGATGGGGCATTCCAAGTCTCCCTTTTTATTCTCTTTGCCTTCTTTCTCTTCTTGCCTTTATGGCGCTGGGTAGCCCAAACGTTTACAGCTCGTTCGTTGCTTCAGATATACTCTTACATTCCCATTTTCCGTCATTTCTTAAGGATGAGACATTCTTTCTTTTTCTCCCTATTACTAAGCTCTCTTCTAAAGTCTGGTACTTCCATCCAACAAGCACTGACCATCTTGTCAAACCAAACCGACATGCCCATTTTATCGTACCATGCGGAGCGCATGCTACTAGCCTTTAGAAGTGGACATCAATTACCCGAAAACCTATCTGATGAATTAGTATTGGAAAGAGAATGCTTAACCATATTTCAGTTGGATGCCAATACGAAGAAAGTAGAAAAGGATTTATTTGTTTATGCCGAATTAGTCAATAGTAGATTACAAACCTTCGTAACTACCCTACTTAAGCTCGTTCAGCCCATCTTTTTTTCTATCCTTGCTATCTTCATAGTGCTCGTGTACCTATCCTTCATGCTACCGATGTTTCAATTGATGAAAACTATATGA
- the comGC gene encoding competence type IV pilus major pilin ComGC, with protein sequence MKKESGFTLIEMLIVLAVISVLLLLLIPNLATKNGEVQDKGCVALEQMAINQVQAYQIDHGALPSDLSSLEEEEYIQENATCSNGTKKLKILTDGEVTLVSTE encoded by the coding sequence ATGAAAAAAGAGTCTGGTTTCACATTAATCGAAATGCTTATCGTTCTGGCGGTTATTTCGGTCCTTCTTTTACTTCTTATTCCCAACCTTGCAACCAAAAATGGAGAAGTCCAAGATAAAGGATGTGTGGCGTTAGAACAAATGGCTATTAATCAGGTCCAAGCATATCAAATCGATCATGGTGCATTACCTAGTGATCTTAGTAGCTTGGAGGAAGAAGAATATATTCAGGAGAATGCTACCTGTTCAAATGGTACAAAAAAACTAAAAATCTTGACTGATGGAGAGGTCACCCTTGTATCAACTGAATAG
- the comGD gene encoding competence type IV pilus minor pilin ComGD, with protein MYQLNRNSRGFTLIETIVVLSISISLMVIGHASIIQWKESYETDAFFDVFKSDILYLQQRTMVSGDYYYMLIKPDEHIYEIRKGGYGALVRIRSIPENWEVRLQTLSMPLSFTIKGQVRQPGSFTILTGDESYKVIFPFGKGRSYVVSQS; from the coding sequence TTGTATCAACTGAATAGGAACAGTCGTGGATTTACACTTATAGAAACGATAGTCGTTCTCAGTATATCCATCAGTCTAATGGTCATTGGTCATGCTTCGATAATACAGTGGAAAGAATCTTACGAAACGGATGCATTTTTCGATGTTTTCAAAAGTGACATTCTTTACCTTCAACAAAGAACGATGGTTAGTGGTGATTATTATTACATGTTAATAAAACCTGATGAACATATTTACGAAATAAGAAAAGGGGGATACGGGGCTTTAGTGAGAATAAGAAGCATACCGGAAAACTGGGAAGTTCGTCTCCAAACCTTATCTATGCCCTTGTCTTTTACGATTAAAGGACAGGTTCGTCAACCAGGAAGTTTTACTATTTTGACAGGAGATGAATCTTACAAAGTGATCTTTCCCTTCGGTAAAGGGAGGAGTTATGTTGTTTCACAATCATAA
- the comGF gene encoding competence type IV pilus minor pilin ComGF — protein sequence MRMNKPRIFACMGSEHGQKGFTLISCLLSLTILLTTLPFLPFMFKSLSYNTYYNELSIQQFFLFLADECHQANSIVIDENRITLTQDNGKNVELSLYDKVIRRQVSGQGHEILVRQIQTFVATKVPGGLKIQIRAMEGKSYEKIISTS from the coding sequence ATGCGAATGAACAAACCGAGAATTTTTGCCTGTATGGGAAGTGAACATGGTCAGAAAGGATTCACCTTAATTTCATGTCTTCTTTCCTTAACCATCCTCTTAACTACTCTACCCTTCCTACCTTTTATGTTTAAATCATTGTCTTACAATACTTATTATAACGAGCTATCCATTCAGCAGTTTTTTCTGTTTCTTGCAGACGAATGTCATCAAGCAAATTCTATCGTTATTGATGAAAACCGTATTACGTTAACTCAGGATAACGGAAAAAACGTGGAGCTATCTTTATATGATAAAGTCATTCGAAGACAGGTGTCGGGTCAAGGACATGAAATATTGGTTCGCCAAATCCAAACATTTGTTGCCACTAAGGTTCCTGGTGGTCTCAAAATCCAAATTCGTGCAATGGAAGGAAAGAGTTATGAAAAGATTATTTCCACTTCTTAA
- a CDS encoding DUF2626 domain-containing protein has product MDRMFRVLAFWTGIFTVMFFIGDMYSMAYLFLVQTVFFLAVSYLKLSERMYMYLFGAYCTIFFVGFTYYSNFILVPGFGH; this is encoded by the coding sequence ATGGACAGAATGTTTCGTGTACTTGCCTTTTGGACAGGTATTTTTACTGTAATGTTCTTTATCGGGGATATGTATAGTATGGCGTACTTATTTCTCGTTCAAACTGTTTTCTTTTTAGCAGTTAGTTACTTAAAGCTTTCTGAACGTATGTACATGTACTTATTTGGTGCTTATTGTACCATATTCTTTGTCGGATTTACGTACTATTCAAATTTCATACTTGTACCCGGTTTCGGACATTAA
- a CDS encoding MBL fold metallo-hydrolase, with the protein MEIKTLPLGPLGTNCYVAIKEGKALILDPGGDAPQLLNFLNNHQLKPVAVLLTHAHFDHIGAVDEVCSTFQIDVHLHTLEWDWLVDANKNGSGRFIGNEIIVKSKPIELTDDHYSLDGFDFRITSTPGHSPGSVSVIFEDEQIVFSGDALFQQGIGRTDLLQGDMEQLLASIRTQLFVLDDAYTVYPGHGPSTSIGFEKKHNPFLND; encoded by the coding sequence ATGGAGATTAAAACGCTACCACTAGGACCTTTAGGAACAAACTGTTATGTTGCCATAAAGGAAGGGAAGGCCTTGATATTGGATCCAGGAGGAGATGCCCCTCAGCTTCTTAACTTTTTAAATAATCATCAGCTTAAGCCAGTAGCTGTGTTGTTAACACACGCCCATTTTGATCATATTGGAGCGGTAGATGAAGTCTGTAGTACTTTTCAAATTGATGTTCATCTCCACACGCTGGAATGGGATTGGTTAGTAGATGCGAATAAAAATGGTTCTGGACGATTTATAGGAAATGAAATTATTGTAAAATCGAAACCAATTGAACTTACGGACGATCATTATTCTTTAGATGGATTTGATTTCCGAATCACCTCAACCCCAGGCCATTCCCCAGGTAGTGTATCGGTCATTTTTGAAGATGAACAGATTGTGTTTTCGGGGGATGCTTTATTTCAGCAAGGAATAGGAAGAACGGACTTACTGCAAGGCGACATGGAACAATTACTTGCTAGTATTCGAACGCAACTTTTTGTACTAGATGATGCCTATACTGTCTATCCTGGGCATGGTCCATCAACTTCCATAGGATTTGAAAAAAAACACAATCCATTTTTAAACGACTAG
- a CDS encoding DUF2759 domain-containing protein produces MVLAVMLLVVTILCAIAVFRELKSKNLFAVAFAGASTLAFGWFSVMTIYAELFTNH; encoded by the coding sequence ATGGTATTAGCAGTTATGTTGTTAGTTGTAACAATCTTATGTGCTATTGCAGTTTTCCGAGAACTTAAATCTAAAAACTTATTCGCGGTTGCATTCGCTGGTGCATCTACGTTGGCATTCGGTTGGTTCTCCGTTATGACAATTTATGCTGAGTTATTCACAAATCATTAA